The Acidianus infernus genome window below encodes:
- a CDS encoding molybdopterin-binding protein → MKQVKTEEAVGKILGYDTTYVGKDGATTLLPRGHVITKEDVERLKDSGVYYVWIDEGSDDYVYEWDITPQIAQGICGENISISPGKQGSTLLFSKVKGVITIDVERLVNFNLNQNVLLITRFNYTPVIEGDLVGVVEVIPFKMTKEEVDKLKNFGKVIDVAPFKKSKIGLVITGTEIYEGRKQDQYYPVIKSKADKYGWSIVYKEIVPDDEDKIINAIKKALDNGAEAVIVTGGTSVDPTDKTYIAIRKIADVISYGLPIKPTTMSIVAVWNSIPIFAISAGGIYYSDYNAIDVMFTRLMAGVIPKKEDIALMGHGGLLPNFQPKMKIRSIH, encoded by the coding sequence ATGAAACAAGTTAAAACTGAAGAAGCAGTTGGAAAAATTTTAGGATATGATACGACATATGTAGGTAAAGATGGTGCCACAACACTTTTGCCTAGAGGGCACGTAATTACTAAAGAAGATGTAGAGCGTTTAAAAGATTCTGGAGTGTATTATGTTTGGATAGACGAAGGGAGCGACGACTACGTTTATGAATGGGATATAACTCCACAAATCGCTCAAGGAATTTGTGGCGAGAATATATCAATATCTCCTGGAAAGCAAGGTTCAACGTTACTCTTCTCAAAAGTAAAAGGAGTAATTACCATTGACGTTGAAAGGCTTGTCAATTTTAACTTGAATCAGAACGTCTTGTTAATAACACGCTTTAATTACACTCCGGTAATTGAAGGAGACCTAGTGGGAGTAGTAGAGGTTATTCCTTTCAAAATGACAAAGGAAGAAGTTGATAAGCTGAAAAATTTTGGTAAGGTAATAGATGTTGCACCTTTTAAGAAGAGTAAAATAGGACTAGTAATCACGGGTACTGAAATATATGAGGGGAGAAAACAAGACCAGTATTACCCTGTAATAAAATCAAAGGCTGACAAGTACGGGTGGAGTATAGTATATAAGGAGATTGTGCCAGACGATGAGGATAAGATAATTAATGCAATAAAAAAAGCTTTGGACAACGGTGCAGAGGCTGTCATAGTTACTGGGGGCACATCGGTTGATCCTACTGATAAAACTTACATTGCCATTAGGAAAATTGCTGACGTCATATCTTATGGATTGCCAATTAAACCTACTACCATGTCAATAGTTGCAGTGTGGAATTCAATACCTATATTTGCAATCTCTGCTGGAGGAATATATTATAGCGATTATAACGCAATAGATGTAATGTTCACAAGGTTAATGGCAGGAGTTATACCTAAAAAAGAGGACATAGCGCTAATGGGACATGGAGGACTTTTACCAAACTTTCAGCCAAAAATGAAGATTCGGTCTATTCACTAG
- a CDS encoding Rossmann-like domain-containing protein — translation MTILQKLAEKILEYSEGFKVIDYCACLRATYVIVEDKEERRFLGMSHIAHENLHNQGKIIAPNVDNLTELTSSINIINRSFGLSLINAISQKFIKPTQEFPEIRDPVCIVGNMKPLVKEFSNRKVYVFEKSTELRDDALSDAEEELLLQECKTVFITGVTLLNFTLERILEISKGTNILIGPSASIIPDLMRDFNIHYIQSMIFNDVDKIRDHLRLGNFVSLKINKELGVNFSAKVNRSFA, via the coding sequence ATGACAATACTCCAAAAACTTGCGGAAAAGATTCTGGAGTACTCTGAGGGTTTTAAGGTAATTGACTACTGTGCATGCTTAAGGGCTACATATGTAATTGTGGAAGATAAAGAAGAAAGGAGGTTTTTAGGAATGTCACACATTGCTCACGAGAATTTGCATAATCAAGGGAAAATAATTGCCCCAAACGTTGATAACTTAACTGAACTAACGTCTTCAATAAATATAATTAATAGAAGTTTTGGGCTCTCATTAATAAACGCGATTTCTCAAAAATTCATCAAACCTACTCAAGAATTTCCAGAGATAAGGGATCCGGTCTGTATAGTAGGTAATATGAAACCGCTAGTGAAGGAGTTTTCTAACAGAAAGGTTTACGTGTTTGAAAAATCGACTGAACTAAGAGACGATGCGTTATCTGACGCGGAAGAAGAATTATTACTACAAGAATGTAAGACAGTTTTCATAACGGGGGTTACATTACTGAATTTCACATTAGAAAGAATCCTGGAAATATCTAAGGGTACGAATATTTTAATAGGGCCTAGCGCAAGTATTATTCCAGATTTAATGAGGGATTTTAATATACATTATATTCAATCAATGATATTCAATGACGTGGATAAAATAAGGGATCACCTAAGGTTAGGAAACTTTGTCTCATTAAAAATTAATAAAGAACTTGGGGTTAATTTCTCTGCTAAAGTAAATAGGAGTTTTGCATAG
- a CDS encoding ATP-binding cassette domain-containing protein: MYYVPQKVSELTAYEFVLTARRPYVDFDYSKEDRKIALDALKEVGMLQFKDRLLTELSGGQLQKIYIARALASGANVLLFDEPTSNLDPKASSEVMRLLKRIGLYTNKAIIISIHGLTLAYRYSDIRTKNYGNRQD; encoded by the coding sequence TTGTATTATGTACCACAAAAAGTTTCAGAGCTTACTGCGTATGAGTTTGTGCTTACTGCTAGAAGGCCCTATGTCGACTTTGATTACTCTAAAGAAGATAGGAAAATTGCACTAGACGCACTAAAAGAGGTTGGAATGTTACAATTTAAGGATAGATTATTGACTGAGCTTAGTGGAGGACAGTTGCAAAAAATATACATTGCAAGAGCTTTAGCTTCTGGGGCAAATGTTTTGCTTTTTGACGAACCCACCTCAAATTTAGACCCAAAGGCATCATCGGAAGTAATGAGACTCTTAAAGAGAATAGGTCTGTACACTAATAAGGCAATTATTATTTCTATACATGGTCTAACATTGGCTTATAGGTACTCCGACATAAGGACGAAAAATTATGGCAATAGGCAAGACTGA
- a CDS encoding HoxN/HupN/NixA family nickel/cobalt transporter translates to MKRWDMQLKNIGNKNLFFIVLFYTINIALTAYLFYFLFNLPKMSIKIQTDTGQLIGTFITLGVLAYTFGLRHAVDADHLAAIDNTTRKLLQEGKDPYFLGTFFSLGHSTVVILLSVMLMIATRYVVNNLTNIENIGSIIGTLVSGGFLYIIGFLNLLVVLELYNIYKTVRKEKTIDDQKLNEILLKRGFMNRFFGKLFKIITKQYQMYIIGFLFGLGFDTATEVAILAISATLAGAFASIPMTTILALPLLFTLGMSLVDTADGIFMRLAYGWAFRNALGKIWYNLTMTLISIVIAYGIGTIELLGLLACEYNLSGFFWDQVAALNNAYWETIGYFIIGTFAITWAISGILYKYKINRGHLDVNNRK, encoded by the coding sequence ATGAAAAGATGGGATATGCAGTTAAAAAACATAGGTAATAAAAATTTGTTTTTCATAGTTTTATTCTATACAATAAATATAGCTCTTACAGCTTACCTTTTTTACTTTCTATTTAACTTGCCTAAAATGAGTATAAAGATACAAACGGATACAGGGCAACTTATAGGTACATTTATAACGTTAGGAGTTTTAGCATATACTTTCGGATTAAGACATGCAGTTGACGCAGATCATCTTGCAGCAATAGATAATACAACAAGAAAGTTATTGCAAGAGGGTAAGGATCCGTACTTCCTTGGTACTTTCTTCTCTCTTGGTCACTCGACAGTAGTAATTCTCTTAAGTGTAATGTTAATGATCGCTACTAGGTATGTGGTAAATAATTTGACTAATATAGAGAATATTGGTAGTATAATAGGTACATTAGTGAGTGGAGGTTTCCTTTATATAATAGGATTTTTGAATTTATTGGTAGTATTAGAGCTTTATAACATATACAAGACAGTAAGAAAAGAAAAAACTATTGATGATCAGAAACTTAATGAGATACTATTAAAGAGGGGTTTTATGAATAGGTTTTTTGGTAAGCTTTTCAAAATTATCACTAAGCAATATCAAATGTACATAATAGGTTTCCTATTTGGTTTAGGTTTCGACACTGCCACAGAAGTGGCAATTTTGGCTATTTCTGCAACGTTAGCTGGTGCTTTCGCAAGCATACCGATGACTACTATCTTGGCTTTACCATTATTATTCACGCTTGGTATGTCGCTAGTGGATACAGCAGATGGAATATTCATGAGGCTAGCTTATGGTTGGGCGTTTAGAAACGCGTTAGGCAAAATATGGTATAATTTAACCATGACCTTAATTTCAATTGTTATAGCTTATGGCATAGGTACTATAGAATTGTTGGGACTATTAGCGTGTGAATACAATTTGAGCGGATTCTTCTGGGATCAAGTAGCTGCATTAAATAATGCGTATTGGGAAACTATAGGATATTTCATAATAGGGACTTTTGCAATAACTTGGGCTATATCTGGGATTTTGTATAAATATAAAATTAACAGAGGGCATTTAGACGTCAATAATAGAAAATAA
- a CDS encoding class I SAM-dependent methyltransferase — protein sequence MKESKWKKIIETYDIIAPVYERGNKFVTLGNIERWRKATIKMLLQDCKGVNKVLDAGSGPGNMTKTLLKYKNVKVVLLDQSEIMIKEANLPADKVIGTFEYMPFRDNSFDAVIMGFSFHASSNMRMTIEELNRISRCIGIVSIGKPKNIIKKSLLYIYMKYFIPILSFLSTGPKYYKGYARIFDIYTSVPYNSEIGKIISTKFKIARFKEVGLGSVYIIIGFK from the coding sequence ATGAAAGAAAGTAAATGGAAGAAGATAATTGAGACTTACGACATAATAGCCCCAGTATATGAAAGAGGAAATAAATTCGTTACATTGGGCAACATTGAACGGTGGAGAAAGGCGACGATAAAAATGCTACTGCAAGATTGTAAAGGTGTAAATAAGGTTTTAGACGCAGGATCTGGACCTGGTAACATGACTAAGACGTTGTTAAAATATAAAAATGTGAAGGTAGTGCTTCTGGATCAATCAGAAATTATGATAAAAGAGGCTAATTTACCAGCAGACAAAGTAATAGGAACCTTTGAGTATATGCCTTTTAGAGATAACTCGTTCGATGCGGTAATAATGGGTTTTTCCTTTCATGCATCTTCAAATATGAGAATGACTATAGAGGAATTGAATAGAATTTCGAGGTGCATTGGAATAGTAAGTATAGGTAAGCCCAAGAACATTATTAAAAAGAGTTTATTATATATTTACATGAAATATTTTATTCCAATTTTATCATTTTTATCTACAGGACCTAAATATTATAAAGGATATGCTAGAATATTTGATATATACACAAGCGTACCATATAATAGCGAGATAGGAAAAATTATATCTACTAAATTTAAAATAGCTAGGTTTAAGGAAGTAGGATTGGGTTCTGTGTATATTATTATAGGTTTTAAGTAG
- a CDS encoding SRPBCC family protein yields the protein MIDVSYEFEYHEKPSVLMEYLSNPENWVKYFKPAKKLEKIGPDEWILYLHWFKTVKSKLTRVISNNESEFIINSLGWPKFKMVLKTYILPAGNATKVRLEFIYDGPLEGTSKKEMEEAYKTLAISLDADIKKYCEENKCYDKKEVDHSEKIVDTVSLKGLKIYEMRTLLKKEIKKSELDEILEKALAYSIDKDVVVIIEDGNEIVKFHFSNGDLVEKEGNLDSLGDTLKVLVKST from the coding sequence ATGATAGATGTAAGTTATGAATTTGAATACCATGAAAAGCCAAGTGTGCTAATGGAATACTTAAGCAATCCTGAAAATTGGGTAAAGTATTTTAAACCTGCAAAAAAATTGGAGAAGATAGGACCAGATGAATGGATATTATATCTTCATTGGTTTAAAACTGTAAAATCTAAGCTAACCAGAGTAATAAGTAATAACGAGAGCGAGTTTATAATAAATTCATTGGGTTGGCCAAAATTTAAAATGGTTTTAAAAACGTATATTTTACCAGCAGGAAACGCAACTAAGGTTAGGCTTGAATTCATTTATGATGGCCCATTAGAAGGTACTTCTAAAAAGGAAATGGAAGAAGCATATAAAACTTTAGCCATTAGCTTAGATGCTGACATAAAGAAGTATTGTGAAGAAAATAAGTGTTATGATAAAAAAGAAGTAGATCATAGTGAGAAAATAGTTGATACTGTATCTCTTAAAGGGTTAAAAATTTATGAGATGAGAACTTTGCTAAAGAAAGAAATAAAAAAATCGGAATTAGATGAAATCCTAGAGAAAGCTCTTGCATATAGCATAGATAAAGACGTTGTAGTAATAATAGAGGATGGTAATGAGATAGTGAAGTTTCATTTCTCAAATGGTGATTTAGTTGAAAAAGAAGGTAATTTAGATTCTCTAGGGGACACATTAAAAGTTCTAGTCAAATCTACTTAA
- a CDS encoding OsmC family protein, with protein sequence MIKTNVMNIKVTSKSVSETKSEIKVRHFTLVVDEPEYFSGTDSGPNPLEYLLTALAGCISITLQLVAREKGIKIRNVSLEITGTLDTDKFLGKDMNKRAALNKIKVNLSVDADAPKEVIEKLVEETETRCPVTDTLKNGTTVEINLR encoded by the coding sequence ATGATAAAAACGAATGTTATGAACATTAAGGTAACTTCTAAATCCGTTTCAGAAACTAAAAGCGAAATTAAAGTAAGGCATTTCACTTTGGTAGTAGACGAACCCGAATATTTCAGTGGTACTGATAGTGGACCTAATCCCTTAGAATATTTGCTTACGGCCTTGGCTGGATGTATTAGTATAACTCTTCAGCTAGTCGCTAGAGAAAAGGGGATAAAAATTAGGAATGTGAGTCTAGAAATAACTGGGACATTGGACACAGATAAATTCTTGGGTAAAGACATGAACAAGAGGGCTGCACTTAACAAGATAAAAGTAAACTTATCTGTAGATGCTGACGCCCCAAAAGAAGTCATTGAGAAATTGGTGGAAGAAACCGAAACAAGGTGCCCAGTAACTGATACGTTAAAGAACGGGACTACAGTTGAAATTAATCTAAGGTAA
- a CDS encoding Rossmann-like domain-containing protein, whose product MILDLIKKNVSEYLEKHELSLKIVDAIVGYFYTIVVTEDENGEKYIGLNVTPSFEISEIVERRNRPKFYPSIQEEIELLTSDSWIERSLALATVNSLSQKLLRIQQVNNTNEWIIRKLYEARSSKVAIIGNMPPVVKELKKYFVVYTFDKKPCGEVMSEPLEKRILPQVDAVIMSGAVIINESIDEILEYARNSRLNVIIGPSAQVHPMFIKGVKIHYLGSTAITNNKGEAVQLLKLGYTRGVFYDPKYSVQYFVSNEYSFMTITEQ is encoded by the coding sequence ATGATACTAGATTTAATAAAAAAGAATGTAAGTGAGTATTTAGAGAAACACGAGTTATCATTAAAAATAGTAGACGCGATTGTAGGGTATTTTTATACTATAGTGGTTACAGAAGATGAGAATGGAGAAAAATATATAGGACTTAACGTAACGCCTTCCTTTGAAATTTCGGAGATTGTTGAAAGAAGAAATAGACCAAAGTTTTATCCTTCTATTCAAGAGGAAATTGAACTGTTGACCTCTGATAGTTGGATAGAAAGATCCCTGGCTCTGGCAACTGTAAATTCTTTAAGCCAAAAACTTTTGCGTATTCAGCAAGTAAATAATACTAATGAATGGATTATAAGGAAATTATACGAAGCTCGTTCAAGTAAAGTTGCAATTATAGGTAATATGCCTCCAGTAGTAAAAGAGTTGAAGAAATATTTTGTAGTTTATACTTTCGATAAAAAGCCGTGTGGAGAAGTTATGTCCGAGCCTCTAGAGAAAAGAATTCTTCCCCAAGTTGATGCGGTAATAATGAGCGGAGCAGTAATTATAAATGAGAGTATAGATGAAATTCTTGAATATGCAAGGAATTCTAGATTGAACGTTATAATAGGTCCTTCTGCCCAAGTTCATCCTATGTTTATTAAAGGTGTAAAAATACATTATTTAGGCAGTACTGCGATAACTAATAATAAGGGGGAAGCAGTACAATTATTAAAATTGGGCTACACAAGAGGAGTATTTTATGACCCCAAGTACTCAGTGCAATACTTTGTATCTAATGAATATTCTTTCATGACCATCACTGAGCAATAA
- a CDS encoding alpha/beta fold hydrolase: MLEELIGKYVEVKGIKIYYEKIGNGKPLVMISPSGFDGRFYHKLLNFITRDITTIIVDLPGHGKSDVDPNQLSEKGNAKVEFYGDYIIQFIKNLGLTKFSVLGTSLGGDIALDVGMRGNAENIIMISSSINTRNTFTEKDIENASNSDPQRIIRFAGPNVDRKLVEELNWIRSTNSLEILRWDLYAWNNFDYTKKLEREINMLIIRGEYDPLVSKKMMEDTCKYVSQCISLEFKGVGHYVPAEDPKTTARELEKFILS, translated from the coding sequence ATGCTAGAAGAATTAATTGGCAAGTACGTAGAAGTAAAAGGCATAAAAATATATTATGAAAAAATTGGTAACGGAAAGCCTTTAGTTATGATTAGTCCTTCTGGTTTTGATGGCAGATTTTATCATAAATTATTGAATTTTATAACAAGAGACATAACTACTATAATAGTAGATTTACCTGGTCATGGGAAATCAGATGTTGATCCGAATCAATTAAGTGAAAAAGGAAATGCAAAAGTAGAATTTTATGGTGATTATATAATTCAATTTATAAAAAATCTTGGACTAACTAAATTTTCCGTGCTAGGTACGTCATTGGGAGGAGATATAGCATTAGATGTTGGAATGAGAGGGAATGCTGAAAATATAATAATGATCAGTAGCTCTATTAATACTCGTAATACCTTTACAGAAAAAGATATAGAAAACGCAAGTAATTCTGATCCTCAAAGGATAATACGTTTTGCAGGACCTAATGTTGATAGGAAGCTTGTTGAAGAATTAAACTGGATTAGGAGTACAAATAGTCTTGAGATACTAAGATGGGATCTTTATGCTTGGAATAATTTTGATTACACTAAAAAACTGGAAAGAGAAATAAACATGTTAATTATAAGAGGTGAATATGATCCGTTAGTTTCAAAAAAGATGATGGAAGATACTTGCAAATACGTGAGTCAATGCATAAGCCTTGAATTTAAGGGAGTCGGACATTACGTTCCGGCAGAAGATCCTAAGACTACTGCCAGAGAGCTAGAAAAATTCATATTGAGTTGA
- the tsaA gene encoding tRNA (N6-threonylcarbamoyladenosine(37)-N6)-methyltransferase TrmO — protein sequence MDLRPIGVVIGPSEDEVNRNMWKGGVKGIIKVYEEFKEGLLGIENFSHIIVISWLHKITEDQRKILIVKPLRMTDLGYKLSELPTLGVFASHSPVRPNPIGITIVKLTKRQDNLLFVEGLDLYDGTPILDLKGYYPYQSKDVRVPEWSKKLRSKV from the coding sequence ATGGACCTTAGACCAATAGGAGTAGTTATAGGTCCCTCAGAGGACGAAGTTAATAGGAACATGTGGAAAGGTGGAGTAAAAGGAATAATAAAGGTGTATGAAGAATTTAAAGAAGGGCTGTTAGGCATAGAAAATTTTTCTCACATAATAGTAATCTCTTGGCTTCATAAAATTACCGAAGATCAAAGGAAAATCCTCATTGTAAAACCTCTAAGAATGACGGATCTAGGTTATAAGCTGAGTGAGTTGCCTACTTTAGGAGTGTTCGCATCACATTCACCAGTAAGACCAAACCCTATAGGAATTACAATTGTTAAATTAACAAAGAGGCAAGACAATCTGCTCTTCGTTGAAGGCTTAGATTTATACGACGGCACACCGATATTAGATCTTAAAGGTTATTATCCATATCAATCTAAGGACGTAAGAGTTCCAGAATGGAGCAAGAAATTACGCAGTAAAGTTTAA
- a CDS encoding TrmO family methyltransferase domain-containing protein encodes MSTIELKPIGYIEHNIPDELIAKTFKKFMAKVVVYTEYKDGLKGLDEFSHIVLISYLPRAKRESLQIKPLEPKIKANNLKIETNILTVGIFSTCAQYRPNPIGLSVVKLLKIQDNTIIINGCDLYNKTLILDIKPYIYTVSEEVRIAEWRKRMLEYIRTLNLE; translated from the coding sequence TTGTCAACAATTGAATTAAAACCTATAGGCTATATTGAACATAATATTCCAGATGAGTTAATTGCAAAAACTTTCAAAAAATTTATGGCTAAAGTAGTAGTTTATACGGAATATAAGGATGGGTTAAAGGGTTTAGATGAATTCAGTCATATAGTTTTAATATCTTATTTACCTAGAGCTAAAAGAGAATCATTACAAATTAAACCACTTGAACCTAAAATAAAAGCTAATAATTTAAAAATTGAAACTAATATTCTAACAGTAGGTATTTTTAGTACGTGTGCTCAATATAGGCCTAACCCTATAGGCTTATCTGTAGTTAAACTTCTCAAAATTCAAGATAATACAATAATTATTAATGGTTGCGATTTATACAATAAGACACTAATTTTAGACATTAAACCTTATATTTATACTGTATCTGAAGAAGTTAGAATAGCTGAGTGGAGAAAAAGGATGTTAGAGTATATTAGAACTCTTAACCTGGAATGA